GCACGATCTCGACCGCGACGCATAAGGTCCATAGCACCGCGACCGTTGCACTCGAAAAACCCGCAGCCTGCCAGGAGATGGCCGAGAAGGTGTAATAGGCGGAGTGACTGCCCTGGATCAGCGCCGCCGCGACCAGCACTGCGGCGAAGGCCGGCATGGTCAGCAGCGCGGTCGGGCGCGACACGCTCGAGACTGCGGACGAGACGTGTCCGGCGGACGGCAGGCCAAGGCTCGCCAGCGCGATGATCCCGGCAAAGCCCGCGAAGGTCCATCCGAGATGAAGCGTCCCAAAGGCGCCCTCCAGGTAGCCCGCGACCAGCGCGCCAACCATATAGGCCGCCGATCCCCACAGCCGGATCGGGCCGTAGTCGAGCCGATAATGCGTGACCCCGCGCAAGGCATACGCGTCGGTGAGCGGAAAGAGCGGAGTCCAGGCCCAGGCGGTGAGCCACAGCACAGCCGCGATCGACGGCGCAGTCCGCATGCTGCCGAGCAGCAGAAAGCCGGCAAAGGTGAGGACCGCCACGACCACCAGACTGCCCCGCAGCGCATCGTAGCGTCCTGCCGCCGCCGTCACCAACGGAACCGCCATCAGTCGGGCTGCCGTAGGCGCCGCCATCACGAGACCGATCAGCGCAGGCGCAAGCCCCGACGCCTGCAGCCAGACCGGAAAGAACGGCATGTAAGCACCGTTCAACGCGAAGATCGCGGCGTAGAAGATAGACAGCCGCACCGCGAACTGGCGGCCGCCGACCGGCACTGCAGGCGTCTCAGACATCAAAGCGGTTTCGATTCGCAGGGAACAATCGCTTAAAGCACGAACGTTCCAGGCTTGTCCCTTTGCACAGCAACAACGACGGTTTTCGGAAATCGCGCGGCTCGTTTAGAGTCCGTGTCATTCTGTGCGATTCGACCTACGGTGGTCGTGACGGCGCGATTCTCGCGCCATGAGAGTCCCGCGCTCTGAGAGTCCAATGGCTGACGAAGCTTTCGCCCTGTCTCCGATCAATGCCCGCGCGTCGCTGCCGACGGATGCGGACTACGAGGCGATCTGCAACGCCTTCATGGAGACGTCGCGCGGCCGCTGGTTCCTGTCCGAATATGCCAAGCGCAACCGCAACGCGGATACGCGCCTCGTTCTGGACGCGGTCGAACGGATCGAGGCGGCTCTGGCGAACCAAAGGCAGGCGCAGTCCGAGCCGGAGCCGCCGGCCGATCTGTGGCCAGAACTGATGAAGGCTTTCACGAAGACGCGTATTGAGAT
The sequence above is drawn from the Afipia sp. P52-10 genome and encodes:
- a CDS encoding MFS transporter, which codes for MSETPAVPVGGRQFAVRLSIFYAAIFALNGAYMPFFPVWLQASGLAPALIGLVMAAPTAARLMAVPLVTAAAGRYDALRGSLVVVAVLTFAGFLLLGSMRTAPSIAAVLWLTAWAWTPLFPLTDAYALRGVTHYRLDYGPIRLWGSAAYMVGALVAGYLEGAFGTLHLGWTFAGFAGIIALASLGLPSAGHVSSAVSSVSRPTALLTMPAFAAVLVAAALIQGSHSAYYTFSAISWQAAGFSSATVAVLWTLCVAVEIVLFALSPRLKVSPATLIAIGGAGAVLRWLVTAQEPPLALLVFAQALHALSFGATHLGTMGVLVRIVSGRHMPNAQGYVVTASGIVMASTGIVCGWLFANVGQAIYYGMAAMALAGTAVILSGRAAIRRACA